The Bacteroidota bacterium genome includes the window GCAGAATGGGAATATTAACAGTTGTTGGTGTGGTGCAGTTAGCAGGCGTACAGCCGGCAGTGCTTAGTGTAATTGTTCCAACAGGACCAGTTCCCCAGTCAACAAGTATGTTTGGAGTATTTTGCCCGCCGGTAATAGTTCCGCCTGTAACCGACCAGTTGTATGTTGTACAAACCGCATCCGTTGAATAAGGTGAATTTAATGTATTAGCACAAACCGTAGACGGACAGATGATTTTCGGTCCGGGTGAACAATTAACTGAAACTGTTTTAGTAATGACATCCGGACAATCGCATTTACCTTTCACCGTCAATTTAACTGTGAATGATCCGCATGAACCATAAATATGACTAGGGTTCTTTTCCGTGGAAGTTGTTCCATCACCAAAATCCCACAACCAACTTACAGCACCGACAGACATGTCGGTGAACTGTGTAGCAATTCCAAGACAGGAAGTGGTTCCTAAAAAATTGGCAGTAGGTGTGGGTTTAATATTGACACATACTCCTGATGTATCGGAACAACCAAATGAATTCGTTTCAACTATTTGTATGGTTCCTGAACCGGGTATACCCCAATGAACAATAGCAGAGGATGAATTCAACCCACTGGTAACAGTACCACCTCCTACGATCCAGGTATAAGTACTTCCGGGATTATTAGGGGTAGTATAAGTCTCATCAGTATTCGCGCATACGGACGGAATTGCGGAATGACTTGATCCATTGCCTGGAGTACTGCTACTTACGCTACATGTATATCCGTCAATTGGAGGATAGCCACCCTGCTTTCCTCCGCTATCCACACAATTTACAAAGCCACCTGTTATAGCCGGTTTAGGCAATGGATTTACTTTTATAGTTGTTGTGGCTGAAGAAGGAACGCCAGCAACATAGATCGTATAAGTAATGGTATGAGTTCCAACACCTGCTTTTGCCGGATCAAATGTATTACCGGTAACGCCAGGTCCGCTGTAGATTCCTCCAACAGGAGAACCATTGCTAAGGGTAAATGATTTTGATTTTTCACATACATCACTTAAAGGGGAAAGAGTTGGAGGCGGCGGTAATAAACGAACATTAAATATTTTCGAGGCAATAACTCCCTCATCGGGCATAAAAGACCAGAAAAAAGTTAAATAAATAATGTAAATTATTTTCTTCAATTAACTGCGTTTAGCACTGTAAATCAAATATATAAATAAATAATTTAAATCAAAAGAAAAGCGCGTTTCGTTTGCCCGTATTTCTTTAACAAAATTCAGATTTTGAGGCATTTGCTTCAATTCTAAATTGCGTTTCTACATATGTATAAATTCTATACATATTAATCTATAAATATAGAAGTGAAATAGGCCTTTAATCAAATTAAAATATATATAATATTACTAGTTCAAATATGTAACATTTACACATTTAACTAAAAAAACATTGTTTTATATAAAAAAAGCATTTTGTTGACTAATTTTTATTTTTTTTATTACTTGTCCAAATAAAATACATTTAAAAAAAATAGGCCTTTTTGCAAAATATTCAACAGAATTTGATTTTCGAAAGGTGCCATACATCATGCGATGGGTGCGCGCCCCCTAATCTTACATTTTCGTCCTGAACGCAGACTATTTTATAATAGCTGATGCAGTGTCGCTTAGTTAAAAAAATGTTTTGGTGAAAACCTGTGACCGGGCAGGCACCACATCCAAAAAAAAGAAAAATACGAACGACCAAATCCTTAACTAAAACGACATTGATAGTTGATGGTATAATCCGGATTTAGTATCCAATTATTGAAGTAATTTTCAAAGCAAAATCTCCTGCCATCAAGTATATTTGTACTTTTATAATGCTGCTGGATTGGAATAAAATTTCGACGGCGACACAATATCTAACCTGCCAAGATTCAGAATAAGATCATGAATTCGAAAATTGTAAGCCTCGAAGAATTAGCTGTACTATGTTCAAAGTTAAAAAGTGAAGGCAAAACCATTGCCCATTGTCACGGCTGTTTTGACCTGCTGCACCTGGGTCATATAAAACATTTTGAAGCCGCTAAAAAAGCTGCTGACATTGTAGTTGTAACACTTACACCCGACCGGTTTGTAAACAAAGGTCCGGGCCGCCCTGTTTTTAATGAAATGCTCCGGATGGAATCCATTGCAGCACTTGAGGCCGTTAGTTATGTTGCACTCAACAAATGGGATACAGCCATTGAAACGCTTAAATTAATTAAACCCACTTTTTATGTAAAAGGCCAGGACTATAAAAAGAGTGAGAATGATATAACAGGAAATATCAATAAAGAAGAAGAGGCGGTCAAATCAGCCGGGGGACAACTTTATTTTACCGAAGAGATCCAATTTTCTTCGTCAAAACTTATCAACGCCCACTTTAGTCCGTTAAACGATTCCATCCAGGAATACCTCAGCGGGTTAAAGAAAAAACACAACGCGGATAGTATCATTAATGAAATTGAAAAATTAAAGAATCTCAACGTACTTGTTATAGGTGATACAATAATCGATGAGTATCATACCTGCAGGCCCCTTGGGAAATCCTCAAAATCGCCTACTATCTCAACTATGTTTCTGAAAGGCGAATCCTATGCCGGCGGTGTACTGGCCATTGCCAATCACCTCGATCAGTTTGCGGGAAAAGTGGAGCTGGTTACCTGCCTGGGAAAACAGAACCCTCAGCAGGAAATCATTGAGCAAAAACTTTCCGGTAACATCAATAAAAAATTCTTCCTGCGGAACGACGGCCCCACTCCAACGAAACGCAGATACCTCGACACTTACCTTAACCTGAAATTATTCGAGGTGACATTCATGAACGATACTTACCTGGCAAACGATCTGGAAAAAGAAGTCATTGCACACCTTGAAAAAGCACTCAAAAATGCGGATATGGTATTGGTAGCTGATTTCGGGCATGGCTTTATAACACCGGGAATTATTAAATTCCTGTCCGGTTCCGGAAAACACCTTTCAGTGAACGCACAGACGAACAGTAATAATTACGGTTTTAACTATATCACAAAATATAAACGTGCAGATTATATCTCCATTGATGAAAAAGAATTACGCCTGCCTTTTGGTGATAATTACGGCAAACTCGAAAATCTTATTGAACAGCTGCATACCATAACTCATGCCGATAAAATACAAATCACCCTTGGACAACAAGGCTCAGTATTATTTGAAAAAGGAAAATTTTATACGGCGCCCGCCTTTGCCTCATCCGTAAAAGATTCGGTTGGAGCGGGAGATGCAGTATTATCCGTAACTTCATTATGCGCTTACAACAACACTCCTCCTGAAGTTTTGCCCTTCATAGGAAATTGTGTGGGAGCGCTTGCCGTTGAAATAATAGGTAACGAGCATCCTGTTTACAAAAAAGATCTGATCAAATTTATCTCTCACTTTTTAAAATAAATGGATATTTCTCAATTCACAGCCAACTACCTCAACGCATTCAGGAAAGCACTTGATGCCGTTGAAGTTTCTGCAAATAGTAAAACTATTCCTTTTAATGATGCCATGATCCAGGCTGTTGAACTGATCAAACAGGCGCAGCAACATAACAAAAAAGTGATGATGGTTGGAAACGGGGGCAGCGCAGGAATAGCCAGCCACATGGCGGTCGACTATTGGAAAAACGGAGGAGTGAGGGCCACTGCCTTCAATGATTCCTCATTATTAACCTGTATTGCCAACGACCTTAGTTACGCTGAAGTGTTTTCAAAACCCATCGAAGCCTTCGCGGATAAAGAAGATATCGCATTCTGCATCAGCAGCTCGGGAAACTCGAAAAATATTTTGAACGCCGCAGAGCAGGCCGATAAATCTGGCTGTACCGTAATTACGTTCTCCGGTTTCGCAAAAGAAAACCCTTTACGGAAAAGGGGCAAACTTAATTTCTATGTCCCCTCCTATTCCTATGGTTTTGTTGAGATCATACATAATCTTATTATCCATACTATACTTGACGCAAAATTATATTGCATTGACAAGAAGGATGTGTTCAACAAAAACTTGCCTTATTAGACCGCTTTGATTATTATACACCTTTACTAAAGTCGATTTTTTTGTCGTAATTTCGTAGAAAAGCCATTCAAATGTCAGTACACATAAAAACCTTCGACGAACTAACGAATTTACTTCGAAAAGAAAATATTTTCGAAAAATTCGGACTTAGTAAAATCGGAGTTTTTGGGTCCTTTATTCGTGGCGAAAAATACAATGATATTGATCTGTTAATTGAAGACAATATTGAATATGAGCAGCGAATCTCGTTGAAACAAACCCTTGAAAAACTTTTAAATACAAAAATTGATATTGTAATAAAAAAATATGCCGAACCAATTATTTTGTTCCGTGCATTAAGGGAAATAAAGTATGCAACCCGCAATTAAAAACGATATTGTTTTCTTATTAATTATTCTTGAATCAATCGGAAAGATAGAAATCTACAAGCGAGATTTCAATTCCGGTGAAGTTTTTTTCACATCAAATGACCAATTGAATTTCAATGCTTCTCTTCTCTTATTAGCAAATATCGGAGAACAATGCTCAAAAATAAGTGATGAATTGAAAGACAAATATCCGAAAGTTGAATGGCAGAAAATAAAGAATATCAGAAATCGTATTGTTCATGATTATACCGGCATTGACTCTGATCTCACCTTCAACATAATCAATACTGAATTAGTCCCACTCCGCAATTCTATCCATCAGATCATTGCAAACGAATTAAAAACAGGGAACTTTAACTCCGATGAATTAAAATTTGCAGGTAAAAGTGCATTTTATAGCCATGTTAATTTTAAGGCATTCATGTGAACTTCACCGTCTACAAATCATCCGCCGGATCAGGTAAAACATTCACCCTTGTAAAAGAGTACCTTAAACTCGCCCTGACTGACGATCAGAACCCGCCTCAAAAATACAAACATATACTTGCCATTACGTTTACCAATAAGGCTGCTGCCGAAATGAAGGAGCGTATTACCCGATCACTCAAAGAACTTTCTCATCCGGAAGAAAACAATACTACTTTACTTGAAATAATTTGCGAAGAGACCGGACTGGATAAAAGTAATATACAAAGCCGGGCGCAAAATGTTTTGCACACTATACTGCACAACTACTCTGATTTCGCTATAGGTACTATCGACAGCTTTGTACACAGGATCGTCCGCACTTTCGCCTACGATCTTCAACTTCCAGTCAACTTTGAAATTGAGATGGATGACAACAAGTTATTATTGGAAGTGATCGACCTGCTTATTTCCAAAGCGGGTAATGACGAACATCTCACACAGGCACTTGTTGAATTTACTGAGACCAAAACCGAGGATGAAAAAAGCTGGCATATAGAACGGGATCTTTTTGGTTTTTCAAAAAATCTGCTGACCGAAGAAGGTATTGTTCATCTTGAGAGATTAAAAAAAATAAATACTGCTGGTTTTCTTTCTATCAGAAAAAGCCTCAATGAAACAATTAAAAAATTTGA containing:
- a CDS encoding adenylyltransferase/cytidyltransferase family protein, which translates into the protein MNSKIVSLEELAVLCSKLKSEGKTIAHCHGCFDLLHLGHIKHFEAAKKAADIVVVTLTPDRFVNKGPGRPVFNEMLRMESIAALEAVSYVALNKWDTAIETLKLIKPTFYVKGQDYKKSENDITGNINKEEEAVKSAGGQLYFTEEIQFSSSKLINAHFSPLNDSIQEYLSGLKKKHNADSIINEIEKLKNLNVLVIGDTIIDEYHTCRPLGKSSKSPTISTMFLKGESYAGGVLAIANHLDQFAGKVELVTCLGKQNPQQEIIEQKLSGNINKKFFLRNDGPTPTKRRYLDTYLNLKLFEVTFMNDTYLANDLEKEVIAHLEKALKNADMVLVADFGHGFITPGIIKFLSGSGKHLSVNAQTNSNNYGFNYITKYKRADYISIDEKELRLPFGDNYGKLENLIEQLHTITHADKIQITLGQQGSVLFEKGKFYTAPAFASSVKDSVGAGDAVLSVTSLCAYNNTPPEVLPFIGNCVGALAVEIIGNEHPVYKKDLIKFISHFLK
- a CDS encoding SIS domain-containing protein, whose protein sequence is MDISQFTANYLNAFRKALDAVEVSANSKTIPFNDAMIQAVELIKQAQQHNKKVMMVGNGGSAGIASHMAVDYWKNGGVRATAFNDSSLLTCIANDLSYAEVFSKPIEAFADKEDIAFCISSSGNSKNILNAAEQADKSGCTVITFSGFAKENPLRKRGKLNFYVPSYSYGFVEIIHNLIIHTILDAKLYCIDKKDVFNKNLPY
- a CDS encoding nucleotidyltransferase domain-containing protein — protein: MSVHIKTFDELTNLLRKENIFEKFGLSKIGVFGSFIRGEKYNDIDLLIEDNIEYEQRISLKQTLEKLLNTKIDIVIKKYAEPIILFRALREIKYATRN
- a CDS encoding DUF86 domain-containing protein yields the protein MQPAIKNDIVFLLIILESIGKIEIYKRDFNSGEVFFTSNDQLNFNASLLLLANIGEQCSKISDELKDKYPKVEWQKIKNIRNRIVHDYTGIDSDLTFNIINTELVPLRNSIHQIIANELKTGNFNSDELKFAGKSAFYSHVNFKAFM